From Lagopus muta isolate bLagMut1 chromosome 12, bLagMut1 primary, whole genome shotgun sequence, one genomic window encodes:
- the GAN gene encoding gigaxonin gives MSGPSAVSDPQHPARLLRALSSFREESRFCDAHLVLEGEEIPVQKNILAAASPYIRTKLNYNPPKDDGSTYKIELEGISVDIMKEILDYIFSGQIRLNEETIQDVVQAADLLLLTDLKTLCCEFLEGCIAAENCIGIRDFALHYCLHHVHYLASEYLETHFRDVSSTEEFLELTPQKLKEVLSMEKLNVGNERYVFEAVIRWISHDSESRKVHMKDVMSAVWVSGLDAAYLREQMMSEPLVREIVKECNNIPLTPPQQGEAMLASFKPRGYSECIVTVGGEERVSRKPTSVMRCMCPLYDPNRQLWIELAPMSIPRINHGVLSAEGFLFVLGGQDENKGTLSSGEKYDPDTNSWSSLPPMNEARHNFGVVEIDGILYILGGEDGERELISMESYDIYNRTWTKQPDLTMVRKIGCYAAMKKKIYAMGGGSYGKLFESVECYDPRTQQWTAICPLKERRFGAVACGVASELYVFGGVRSRDDSQASEMVTCKSEFYHDEFKRWIYLNDQNLCIPTSSSFVYGAVPIGASIYVIGDLDTGTNYDYVREFKRSTGTWQRTKPLFPSDLRRTGCAALRIANCKLFRLQLQQGLFRIRVPSP, from the exons ATGTCGGGACCGAGCGCCGTGTCGGATCCCCAGCACCCGGCGCGGCTGCTGCGGGCCCTCAGCTCCTTCCGAGAGGAGAGCCGCTTCTGCGACGCGCACCTGGTGCTGGAAGGCGAGGAGATCCCGGTGCAGAAGAACATCCTGGCGGCCGCCAGTCCCTACATAAG GACAAAGTTGAATTATAATCCTCCAAAGGATGATGGCTCAACATACAAGATTGAACTTGAAGGGATATCTGTTGATATCATGAAAGAGATACTAGATTACATCTTCAGTGGACAG ATCAGGCTAAATGAAGAAACTATCCAAGATGTGGTACAGGCAGCTGATCTCCTGCTGCTTACAGACTTAAAAACTCTCTGCTGTGAGTTTTTAGAAGGTTGCATAGCTGCTGAGAACTGTATTGGTATTCGGGACTTTGCACTGCACTATTGTTTGCATCATGTTCACTACCTTGCCTCAGAGTATCTGGAAACTCATTTTCGAGatgtcagcagcacagaggaattcTTGGAACTGACTCctcaaaaactgaaagaagtgCTGTCGATGGAAAAGCTCAATGTTGGAAATGAAAGATACGTCTTTGAAGCAGTGATTAGGTGGATTTCTCACGATTCAGAATCGAGAAAG GTTCACATGAAGGATGTCATGTCAGCAGTGTGGGTCTCAGGCTTGGATGCTGCGTATTTACGTGAGCAGATGATGAGCGAACCACTGGTACGGGAGATTGTTAAAGAATGCAACAACATCCCACTCACACCACCTCAGCAGGGAGAGGCCATGCTGGCCTCCTTCAAGCCCCGTGGCTACTCAGAGTGCATCGTGACTGTTGGTGGGGAAGAAAGAGT ATCCCGGAAACCAACCTCAGTGATGCGGTGTATGTGTCCTCTTTATGATCCCAATAGACAGCTCTGGATTGAACTTGCTCCTATGAGTATTCCAAGGATCAATCATGGAGTGTTGTCAGCAG aaggATTTTTATTTGTGCTCGGTGGTCAGGATGAAAACAAGGGAACGCTGAGCTCTGGAGAGAAATACGATCCAGACACCAATTCCTGGAGTTCCTTGCCACCAATGAATGAG GCACGACATAATTTTGGTGTGGTGGAGATTGATGGAATTCTGTACATTCTGGGAGGCGAGGATGGTGAAAGGGAACTAATCTCTATGGAGAGCTATGATATTTATAACCGTACCTGGACCAAGCAGCCAGACTTGACTATGGTTAGAAAG ATTGGCTGCTATGCAgctatgaagaagaaaatctatGCAATGGGTGGAGGCTCCTATGGAAAGCTCTTTGAGTCTGTTGAGTGTTACGACCCCAGGACTCAACAGTGGACGGCCATCTGTCCTCTGAAAGAGAGAAG GTTTGGGGCAGTGGCCTGTGGAGTTGCCTCTGAGCTTTATGTGTTTGGTGGGGTCAGGAGTCGTGATGACAGCCAAGCCAGCGAGATGGTGACGTGTAAATCTGAGTTTTATCATGATGAATTTAAAAG gTGGATTTATCTAAATGACCAGAACCTATGCATCCCAACTAGCTCTTCTTTTGTGTATGGAGCTGTGCCTATTGGAGCCAGCATTTACGTGATTGGAGATCTTGATACAG